CATAAGTTAAAAGAAGGTTTCTAGTAAGAGTTCTCTCAAGTTTAATCAAGCCTTAAGATGTGATGGAAAAATTTCTACATTCAAGTATTACTTAACCACAATAAATATTATAACCTTGAGTAAGGAGTAAATAGGAAGCAAATGAGATTCACATGTACAGGATTGTCTTCTAGTAAATTCATTAATGTTATATAACGTATGCATTACACTGAAAGCATCCCCATGCCACTTTATGAATTTGCTGATACTAAGTAACTTGTGAATCCtaaagttttgttttatattcctTCATGTTCATTGGTTTCTCACCATTATGAATTATGTGATATTGAATAGGTCTGATCCATAAATAATGTTCTTCCCACACAGCTTATGAGAAGATTTCTAGCCAGCAGTTGAGTGCTAAATAAAGTGACCCCTATTTTCTCAATTTGTCTGTTCTAACTTGTATACAATCTCTGATGCTGTGTACTTTTTAAGTTAAGACATAACACTGTCAAGTCCCACActggttcttttttgttgttgttgttgtttgtttttagacatagtctcagtctgttgccctgggcagagggcTATgggatcacagttcacagcaacctcaaactcttgggtttaagcaatcttcttgcctcagatcccaagtagctgggtctataggtgcccactactacacgcagctagtttttctatttttaataaagatggggtcttgctcttgctcagactggtcttaaaactcctgagttcaagcaggaTTGCACACATGAGCCACCTCGCTGGGCCACGGTCTCATACTGTTGACCTTCATCAGCATTTTTCCCCTTCAGAATGAATTCTATTACGTTTAAGTTTTGAGCTAAGACTAATGATCTTCCCACATTTCTTACATTCACAATATTTTACATAAGCTTGTATTTTCTGATGTTGAATAAGGTGTGAACACTGAATAAAAACTTTGCTAAGATACTCCTTCAACTTAGGATGATGTCCTAATAAATCCATTGTAAGTCAAGGAGCCTGCTGAATGTGTGTTACCTTCACAACTTAATAAAGTTGAAATATCATAAGCCAAAGCATCGTAAGACTTAGAGTCTGTTTATAATTATTAAGTTATGAATTACCTACTGTAAAGTTGTGAGCCATCAAGAAAGACTTTTGTACCTTGCTTACATTCATTTTTTCCCTCCAATATGACTTCTCTGATGTTGAGTGAGTCTGGCACTCCAGAcaaaggccttcccacattccttacatacATAGCGTTTCCCCTTAGCATGAGTTCTCTGATGTCGAGTAAGATGTGAATGTTGAATAAAGGCCtccccacattctttacatttatatGGTTTTTCTCcactatgaattctctgatgcttAGTCAGTTCTGAGCCACAACTAAAGGCCTTCTCACAATCCTTACATTCATAAGGCttctcaccagtatgaattcTTAGATGTCGAATAAGGTGTGATAGCTGAATGAAagccttcccacattccttacatttatAAGGTCTCTCACCAGAATGAATTTTCTGATGTCGAGCAAATTGTGAGGCATGTCTAAAAGTctttccacattccttacattcgtaaggcttttctccagtatgaattctctgatgttgaaCAAGGTGTGAACCATGACTAAAGGTTTTTCCACAGTCTTTACACTTATAGGGTTTTTCACCAGTATGGATTCTTTGATGCTGAGTAAGTTCTGAGCCACAACTAAAGGCCTTCTCACAATCCTTACATTCATAAGGCTTCTCACCAGTATGTATTCTTAGATGTCGAATAAGGTGTGACAGCTGAATAAAGGCCTTCCCACAGTCTCTACATtcgtagggtttctccccagtatgaattttttgatgCCTATTAAGTTGTGAACGATGACCAAAAGCCTTACCACACTCtgtacattcatagggtttctcaccagtatgaaGTCTCTGATGTCGTGATCCACAACTAAAAGCCTTCCTATGTTCCTTACATTCATAAGGTCTCCTGTTAGTATGAATTCTCTGAGGAGAATCTTGAGAAATCTTATGAAAAACCTTATGAATATATGTTGCTGGTGGGTGCAGGTTAAAACTAGGCATTTTTTCACAGGTGATTTTCCTTTGCCTGCAATATTCTTCTTCAGTTCTCTGATGTCTTTCAGATAGGCTTCTGAAACAGGATCCACCAAACTCATGTCTTTTTAATCTTTCTATTACACACCAATGAAAtgattctttttcaaaaatgctCTTTTTGGGAAATAACTCCTTGGTATCACACATGCACtgtaaatctgaaaaataaagtatgtgtgtgtatatattatattccATGACAAAATAATATGTAGCACTTCTATGACAGAAACTGATGTGAAAATAATGCTTAATAGATGTAATGGCTGAAAACATTCTTAAATATTGAGACCTGGTGTCAgggagaaaactagaaaaaaaattaaggaagacaaCAATCTACTTCcctaggaagagagaaaaatcagtCACTTTTTTCTGTGTCTTAAGCCTCCCCATCTTCAGGCCTTCATCCTTGGAGAGGTACTTcccaacaaaaatagccaggctgctGCTATGGGGCCAGGCAGACAGCTGTTGTGGGACCAGGTGGCTGCCACACCTCCCCTCTGCTGCTAGCTCCCACTCACCTGGGCAAGGTCTTCGTGTTGTGTCCCTAGTTATCAGCCATAGTTGCTTCTCTTGCTCCAATAAGGAGATCACATCTGGCTTAACAATGGAAAATCCTGCAtgtaagagaagaaatgaaacatgATCAAGCCATCCACACGGCAGAATTCAAATCCGGCTTTTGGTCACTAAAGACAATCAAGGGAGTAACAAGAGGAAAATGTGAAGGTCTTCTAAAGAGCAGTGTGCAACAGAGATGCCATTTCCATAATCCTCAGTAGCAAGGAACAGAAATTCAGACAATCCCCAAATACACAAAGGTGAAGGTAGAACTTCCAAAGGGTGAATATTAACACTGAATCTGCAAGTAAATATCCTTACTGACTGAGAGAAGGTTGCTGTAGTTCTCCAGCATCACGTCTCTGTACAGTTCCCTCTGAGTAGCATCCAGGCAGTCCCATTCCTCTTGAGAGAAGTCTATGGCCACATCTTTGAATGCCACTGACtcctgaaaaaaatcaacatatacaTCACCAgtgaaataaaacatgttttcaaGATGGTAAGAATGATGGAGAAAGCTGTTACAGAAAGTTAACAGACATAGGCTAGGGCTAGAGGCATGAGTGTGGTCCTAAGCAGGGAGCTCTAGCCCCGTCACTGTAGAAAAAAGTCTCCTTCAGATGGAAGGGGTGGAAATGAACAAATACTATCAAGTAGAGTTTTCCAAATATATGAAATTTGTGTAGCACAAAGCATATAGTtttgaagaataagaaaataaactcaTGGGTTCcgtccattttatttatttatttatgtatgatagaatcttactttgtggtccttggtagagtgctgtagcaacatagctcagagcaacctcaaactcttgggttcaagtgattttcttgcctcagcctcccaagtagctgggactataggcagctgccacaacacctggtgaCTTTtgtttgctgttgctcaggcttgtctcaaactcctgagttcaggcaatccacctgccgtggcctcaggcatgagccaccatgcatggcctcaatccattttatgttatgtttttgtttttttttttttgagacagagttttactatgttgcccttggtagagtgctgtggcatcatagctcacagcaacctcaaactcttgggcttaagcaattctcttgcctcagcctcccaagtagctgggactacaggcacccactataatgcctggctattatttggttgtagttgtaattgttgtttttgtaggcccaggctgggttcgaacctgccagctccattgtatgtagctggcaccctagccgctgaactacgggcgctgagccctttTTGTATTATGTCTTAAATTATTTCTGAGTTTGAAGTACAATTTGTACATGATGTAATAATTTCCTGGTGACTTAGTTTCATGTTATATCAGAATATAAGATCATAAGCATCTGTCTTTGTCAATATAAATAatctaataaaaatgttattgcCTGGTATGTACAAGATAAGTGGCATATCTTATGGTTATAACTGATTTTAATCATTCGTAACCTTTATTTTTAGACATCTAAAATTTTCTAGATTTCTCAAGGTCTTCACAGAGAAAAGTTATTATCTAGTTATCCTATCACATCTAATTTAAAAATCCAGTGGAAGAAATCAAAGCTTTCTTATGTGCAGACTTACATGTGCAGTTTTACTcacataaaactttatatatcCATTTTACTAAGCCACGGTTTTGTAAAGGGAGgcttaatatttcttttgaggAGACAAGCCCCATCTTCATTTCTGGTTAAAATGAGGTTAATTAAGAGGTGTCTAATAATCTGCTGCTGACTGGGTATTCAAGGACATGTCcctggagagaaaaggagggctcAGGGAAGGCCTTGAGAAGTGTAATCCAGCATTCACAACAATAGGAGATCTTGGAGCAGGTTATAGAAAGATACTCTAGTATTTCAggataaacaataaaaacaggaCAATTCCAACTCACGTGAGCTTTAGCTTTTAGCATTCTGTCTTCTTCTGGGAGATTATTCTGAGATGGCAGAGCTGGATGGAAAAAAGAAGTCAGAGGAGAGCCCGCTATCCTCAGATTTGCCAAACTGATTGCTACAATGATGCCTTCTCCCTCCCTAGCTGACAGACCACACATCTCTCAGCTCCATCCCAAACCTAAAGGAACTCTGACAGCAGAAATGCCACAATTATACCCAGGTGGCAAAAGTCTTAATTCCAACCTCTTACAGGAAGTTTCTTCAACATCCATGTTTCCACACTTTTGTTTTTAACTCTGTTTAAAATCACTCAGTGATTGTTTTGATACATGACCTATAACTTGTAGATGTTTTCACTAACAGGTCATTCAGAATAGCCTAGTCCCTCATTACGATATTTGGAaaatgtttcctttgctgtacctTTTAATTAACCGTATGTCCTAGAGATCTTTTTATATTAGTACATAAATAGTCATTCAGAATAGCCTAGTCCCTCATTACGATATTTGGAaaatgtttcctttgctgtacctTTTAATTAACCGTATGTCCTAGAGATCTTTTTATATTAGTACATAAATAGTCATTCAGAATAGCCTAGTCCCTCATTACGATATTTGGAaaatgtttcctttgctgtacctTTTAAATAACCGTATGTCCTAGAGATCTTTTTATATTAGTACATAAATAGTCATTCAGAATAGCCTAGTCCCTCATTACGATATTTGGAaaatgtttcctttgctgtacctTTTAATTAACCGTATGTCCTAGAGATCTTTTTATATTAGTACATAAAgagctactttatttttatttgaactgTTAAACATTTCTTCTTACAAATGATCCATCCTTTATTTAAGTAGCTGTCTGACAATGAATATTTAGATTATTCTCAAGTTATTGCTATGTATTTTATACTGTATCCCATATGCACAAATGTTATTTGTATGACAAATATTCAAAAGTAGAATTGCAGGGtctatgcatttaaaattttgacaaGAGAAATTGCTAAACTTCCTAGGAGAGAGCCTCTGCTGTAATTTATTACTGCTGAGGGCTTTATGTATTTTACTGTTAATACAAAAACACGTTAAGGAACGTTTTATGATTTCATCTGGTAGAAGAAAACGATTCTAGCTGGAAGCATGGGAATAAAAAAAGCACAGGGGTAAATACGTAtgagaataaatttaaatgaatattaaGTAGGCCAAAAGTTTGTTATGTATAAGTACATGTAGAATTAAAATTCATTACCAAGAAATATGCATACTGGAGGTATGGTGCAAGAGGAGAAAATAGACAGCAATTATTTGCATTAAGCAATAATATGTCAGGATATGTGTTGTAATTTATAAACACTAAAATAaacctaaatatagaaaaaaataaaagaaaaaaggtaaagataAAAATACGTAATTGATTCAAAATGAGGCAAAAGAGAACATAAAGCTGATGCATTAAAAACACATCATAATAGAATAGATATAAACCTGACTGTATAAGTAATCATATTTAATGTAAGCCAACAAAGGCTAAAATTTTCacatcatattaaaaataaaattcaaatacaaGCAGTTAAACTTTAAATAGGAacatagagaaaaattaaaattaaaaataaaaggatagagaAAGTCACAGCATGTAAACAAACCCCAAACAGCAGGTTTAACTAGAGTAATAGAAGACAAAATAGATTAAGCATGTTTTATTAATCTAGGTAGGGTTGCACAAAATAGATTTAATGTTTTCTAGTTAATCTTGGATATTCACAATAATAAAGATAAGATTTTCCCAACAGGAAAATCACAAAATTATAAATCTGTATGTATACAGTAACATAACTTTAAAACGTATAATGCAAAAATAgacataaattaaagaaaaagtagacaaaatacGAAGATAATGAGAGATTTAACACACCATTCTCCATATCAAATGTAATAGtaaaaaaatcagcaaagattAAGAATCTGTCATAAATAGCAATGTTGATCTGATATACAAAGAACACTACAATCAAATGATGGAATTTACATTTCTTTCCAGTGTGGCTTGAAATATTTACCTAAACTGGCCATATCCCTAGACTATAAAGAAAGGTTCTACAACTTTCAACAAGGAAATTGTTCACAGTATATTTACAGACCATATGGTACTAAGCTGAAAGTCGTTTATAAAAATCTCCAACTGCCTAGAAAttaaactgtatacttaaaaaatacCTTTAATCAAAGAAGAAGTCAAAATTGAAATCAAAATATATGAATTGAAAAATAATGATGTATGACatatcaaaacttgtgggatgTGCCTAAAAGTAGTGCACAGGGACAAACCTACGGCCTTAAAAAAAAGCAGCCTTAAATacaatttatagctttctcataggaaaaaaataaggctgAAAATTAAGTGTTCAAGTTCTCATCTCAAGAAGCTAGAAAAGGAATAGTAAGACAAacctaatgaaaaaaattaaaagaaagatcaTGGTAAGCAAAGATAcaatagagaaaaacaaacaaaatccaaaattGTTCCTTTGTAAATATTAACAACAATGATAAATTCCTAACAAGGccaaccaacaacaaaaaagagtaacaaggatgataataataatagtaagaatTTAAAAGATGTGCTTATAGATTCTACAaacatgaaaaggaaaatcatataAACTTTAACCcagtaaatataaaaatttaggtGAAACATATAAGTTTCTCAATAATCATAAGTGGAATATGAATAGTCTATTATGTAAGAAATCAGTCTTTAAAAattcccacaaagaaaaaaaattccctcaaAGAAAAACAAGGCCCAGATGATTTCACCAATGACATTTTCCAAAAACTTAAGGAAGAAATGTCATTGATCTTAAACAAACTCTTTTTTAATGAGGTCAGCATAACCTTGATGAAAAACCTgacaaggaagaaggaaaaactacagaccaatccCCCTCATGAATAAAGCTATAAAATCATAAACAAAACATCAGCAAATCAAAATCagttaatatgtaaaaataatctaTCACACTCAAGTGGGATTAATTTGAAGACTGTAGGAGTTCCCTGACAGATGCAAACCAATTAATGTAATTCACCtcattaacaaaacaaaagggaaaattatATGATCACcctgatgcagaaaaatcatctgacaaaattcagcatctaatctgattttaaaatgattctGAGCAAACCAGAAATCAAAGGGAATGTGACCATAAACCAGATAGGCATATCTTAAAGTGCTGCCTCAAAACTCAAAATTAATGctaaaatactgaaaaacatTTCCCTTATGATtcggaaaaagaaaagactcaccatttctattcaactcAAGTTTTGAGTTAGTGCAATAGAGcaagaacaaaaaccaaaaggcATAAGTACGGAAAAAGAACTAGTTAATATTATTCACAGAGGACATACTTGTTAACATAAAAATCTAGACGAATTTACAGATAAACTACTAGATTTGACTGATTTCATCAAGGTTGCCAGATACAGGCTAACTTAAAATGAGTCAACTTGATTTCTATATAtcaagaacaaacagaaaaagaaaattttaaatgatgtcCCCTTTCAACAATGTAAAAAGACCCTCAGACTTAAAATGGCAGAATATTACTGAAAAAAGATATGGAGATATAGAAACACCATGTTCATAAATTAAAAGACTTAGAAGACCATTATGAGTGGCAATTCTCTGCAAAACCCTATAGTTTCAATATCATCCTAATTTAAAAATCTAGCaatttgttttaggaaattggCAAAATTGGTGCTAAAATTCATGTAGAAATGTAAAGAGCcaagaatagccaaagcaatctaaaAGGACAACAAAGTTAAAGATCATTTCAGATCAAATAGAGACTACAGGAATAGATTCATACATATAGTTACCTGATACATGACAAAGGTGTAATTTCAGTACAGCGGAGAAAGgataatctttttaataaatggtgctgtgtcCATTAGCTATccatattggaaaaaaaaattcaagctctAGAAATCAGTTCCCGATGGCTACACATACAAATATGAAAGGCAAAATACTtctaaaagaaagcataaaataaCATATTCGTGGCCTTGGAAgtgacaattattttttaaaataggacaaacaaaaaagcactaaccataaaaaaaattaataaaattgaccatattaaaattaagaacttctgtgCATCAAAATATGTCACTTAGGCAACCACAGACTGTAAAAAGATGCTACCACACATATATCCAGCAAAGGATTCATCTCCAGAATCtacatatatagttttatatctcctaaaatcaacaacaaaaagacaatagaaaaataggcCAAAATTTAAACAGACACGTCACAAAGAGAATATTCAAATGACCAATAAACCATAAGAAAAAGTACTCAACtttattagtcatcagggaaacgTACACACATAGGAAGGGCTAACACGAAAACATGAAAAGTACCCAGTATTAGTGAGGATGTCAAGGAACTACAATTCtcatacactgatggtgggagAATAAGTTAGTgcaattactttaaaaaaaacttctggCAGtattttctttgagcattttcACTCCCTAAAGCCCAGCAATTTCAGTACTAAGTAGAAGCCCAAAAGAAATGCACATTTACTGAACGTTCACAATAGAGGCTTTTTCTTTTACTAacttatgttttccttttcaaCAAGAACAAAGTTGCAGCCTTTGTAATGGTCTGAAACTGAAAACCATTCAACTGTGCATTACAGTGGAACTGTGCTATAGTCTCACAACAGAACACTATAGAACAGTAAGAATGAATGAGCTATAGCATGTAACAATAGTATCTCGCAAACAATACTGAACAACTAAAAGAAGCCAGGCAGAAAAGGGTACATACAGTATAATACcatttagataaaattaaaaataagtaaatctcTAATGCCTTAGAAACTAGGATAGTGGTTACTT
This region of Nycticebus coucang isolate mNycCou1 chromosome 2, mNycCou1.pri, whole genome shotgun sequence genomic DNA includes:
- the LOC128576061 gene encoding zinc finger protein 420-like, with translation MLKAKAHESVAFKDVAIDFSQEEWDCLDATQRELYRDVMLENYSNLLSVRFSIVKPDVISLLEQEKQLWLITRDTTRRPCPDLQCMCDTKELFPKKSIFEKESFHWCVIERLKRHEFGGSCFRSLSERHQRTEEEYCRQRKITCEKMPSFNLHPPATYIHKVFHKISQDSPQRIHTNRRPYECKEHRKAFSCGSRHQRLHTGEKPYECTECGKAFGHRSQLNRHQKIHTGEKPYECRDCGKAFIQLSHLIRHLRIHTGEKPYECKDCEKAFSCGSELTQHQRIHTGEKPYKCKDCGKTFSHGSHLVQHQRIHTGEKPYECKECGKTFRHASQFARHQKIHSGERPYKCKECGKAFIQLSHLIRHLRIHTGEKPYECKDCEKAFSCGSELTKHQRIHSGEKPYKCKECGEAFIQHSHLTRHQRTHAKGKRYVCKECGKAFVWSARLTQHQRSHIGGKK